In a single window of the Bacillus clarus genome:
- a CDS encoding nucleoside hydrolase, translated as MKKVLFFGDPGIDDSFAIMYGLLHPEIEIVGIVTGYGNVEQIHAAHNAAYILQLADRIDIPVISGATMPFTDELTVYYPEIHGPEGLGPINVPENVLSIPIYNFGSIASILVTYGKDLVIIDVGRSTSLAIAFNLWNDMMQNIQEVYFMGGVFLEPGNVTPLAEANVYGDPLASRIVIHQARNLTIFPLNVTKKAVLTPNVMDYILANTSNPFQSIMKPMYDYYLSAYKTLNPAIEGPLLHDVLAISALVNPTFFKYVYRKVTVDTIGETKGQTFADFRPNTQSEGIQIVLELDEEKFIQDFIKIML; from the coding sequence TTGAAAAAAGTTTTATTTTTTGGAGACCCAGGTATCGATGATTCGTTTGCGATTATGTATGGTCTACTACATCCTGAAATTGAGATTGTTGGTATCGTAACGGGATACGGAAATGTGGAGCAAATACACGCAGCTCATAATGCAGCATATATTTTACAATTAGCTGATAGGATAGACATTCCTGTTATTAGCGGTGCCACGATGCCGTTTACAGATGAACTTACTGTATATTATCCTGAAATTCATGGGCCAGAAGGATTAGGTCCTATCAATGTGCCAGAAAATGTGTTATCTATTCCGATATATAATTTTGGTAGTATCGCTTCGATTCTTGTAACATACGGAAAAGACCTAGTAATTATTGATGTTGGCAGATCGACTTCATTAGCAATTGCATTTAATTTATGGAATGACATGATGCAAAATATACAAGAGGTTTATTTTATGGGCGGTGTTTTTCTGGAACCTGGAAATGTTACTCCACTAGCAGAGGCAAACGTTTATGGAGACCCTTTAGCAAGTAGAATCGTCATTCATCAAGCTAGGAATTTAACGATATTCCCCTTAAATGTAACGAAAAAAGCAGTCTTAACTCCAAATGTAATGGACTATATACTAGCCAATACATCTAACCCATTCCAATCAATTATGAAACCGATGTATGATTACTATTTATCAGCTTATAAAACACTTAACCCTGCTATTGAAGGCCCACTATTACATGATGTACTTGCTATTAGCGCATTAGTAAATCCTACATTTTTTAAATATGTATATCGTAAAGTTACTGTAGATACAATAGGTGAAACGAAGGGACAGACTTTTGCTGATTTCCGTCCAAATACGCAATCTGAAGGGATTCAAATTGTATTAGAATTAGATGAAGAAAAGTTTATTCAAGATTTTATCAAAATCATGTTATAG
- a CDS encoding DUF4269 domain-containing protein: MFTSITYLRSGNEKQQKVYDSIDKIKIMEDLALYTPVLCGTVPIRIDTVHSDLDIVMEVHNFDEFEKEIQSLYGCCDEFEIKRKNIRNIPTIKASFQFEGFKFELFAQPQPVRNQYAYKHMVVEHMLLMQQPHIRKDIISLKAEGIKTEPAFAQILNIDGDPYEELILLGHEMKLW; encoded by the coding sequence ATGTTTACATCTATTACATATTTACGATCTGGAAATGAAAAACAACAAAAAGTGTACGACAGTATAGATAAAATAAAAATAATGGAAGATTTAGCTTTATACACTCCTGTACTTTGTGGGACAGTTCCTATAAGAATTGATACAGTACATTCTGATTTAGATATCGTAATGGAAGTACATAATTTTGATGAGTTTGAGAAAGAAATTCAATCTTTATATGGTTGCTGTGATGAGTTTGAAATAAAAAGAAAAAACATTAGAAATATCCCAACTATAAAAGCAAGCTTTCAATTTGAAGGTTTTAAATTTGAGTTGTTTGCTCAACCACAACCAGTACGGAATCAATATGCATACAAACATATGGTAGTTGAACATATGTTATTAATGCAGCAACCTCATATTCGAAAAGATATCATTTCTTTAAAAGCAGAAGGGATAAAAACGGAACCTGCTTTTGCACAAATTTTGAATATAGATGGAGATCCGTATGAAGAGCTTATTTTGTTAGGGCATGAAATGAAATTGTGGTAA